A genomic window from Carassius auratus strain Wakin unplaced genomic scaffold, ASM336829v1 scaf_tig00028952, whole genome shotgun sequence includes:
- the LOC113079659 gene encoding uncharacterized protein LOC113079659, producing the protein MSRDSMQMHLHQSDSDSSDDSMGSPPLMSSTMKPQRRRHSVDEQTEELSDIIHLREELNRLHEEITPECNQHIKKMTEIVNEFEKDYRHAFYDNIRRGAGIGMRIGFYGMVLGLALAPFTFGASVIAAGLGATVAAGGAIVFIIGEFKKKQQGKKSRQTIEKELEELQYKISPIINMLEKIYDRAQEILRDPTLSEHKVNARCERFSSSFEKTQLFQRDRSRAVGAQKDLTGDLSETFAEMSSVLKILEEIIEDKEEQNDNDNLKETPADKQIDEKEFKKKAETFIDEMRKGINQLQNVMNEVDQIKQRISNN; encoded by the exons ATGTCGAGAGACAGTATGCAAATGCATCTCCATCAGAGTGACTCTGACTCCAGTGATGACAGCATGGGCAGTCCTCCTTTAATGTCAT CCACAATGAAACCACAGAGACGCCGACACAGTGTGGACGAACAGACTGAAGAACT ATCTGACATTATTCATCTCAGAGAAGAATTGAACAGACTCCATGAGGAAATTACTCCTGAATGCAATCAGCATATAAAGAAAATGACTGAAATTGTCAATGAGTTTGAAAAAGATTACAGACATGCTTTTTATGATAATATACGAAGAGGTGCTGGAATCGGAATGAGAATCGGATTCTATGGCATGGTTTTAGGATTAGCTTTAGCTCCCTTTACTTTTGGGGCTTCTGTCATTGCCGCTGGATTAGGTGCTACTGTTGCTGCAGGTGgtgcaattgtttttattattggaGAATTCAAGAAAAAACAGCAGGGGAAAAAATCAAGGCAAACCATAGAAAAAGAACTTGAGGAACTTCAGTATAAAATCAGCCCTATTATTAACATGCTAGAGAAGATTTATGATCGTGCTCAGGAAATACTGAGAGACCCTACACTATCAGAGCACAAAGTTAATGCACGATGTGAACGTTTTTCCTCCTCCTTTGAAAAAACACAGCTCTTCCAGAGAGATAGGAGTAGAGCAGTGGGTGCACAGAAAGATTTGACTGGAGATCTGTCAGAAACTTTTGCTGAGATGAGTTCTGTGCTTAAAATTCTGGAAGAGATCATCGAAGACAAAGAGGAGCAAAATGACAATGACAACCTCAAAGAAACACCCGCAGATAAACAAATAGATGAAAAGGAGTTCAAGAAAAAAGCAGAGACATTCATTGATGAAATGAGGAAAGGAATTAATCAGTTACAGAATGTCATGAATGAAGTtgatcaaataaaacaaagaatatcAAATAACTGA